The Meriones unguiculatus strain TT.TT164.6M chromosome 1, Bangor_MerUng_6.1, whole genome shotgun sequence genome has a segment encoding these proteins:
- the Slc30a3 gene encoding probable proton-coupled zinc antiporter SLC30A3 isoform X1 — protein MEPSPAAGGSETTRLVSPRDRGGAGGGLLLKSLFTEPSEPLPEEPTLEGMVHCHRHPAPQSGLSPERLKARRQLYAACAVCCVFMAGEVVGGYLAHSLAIMTDAAHLLADVGSMVASLFSLWLSSRPATRTMTFGWHRSETLGALASVVSLWMVTGILLYLAFVRLMHSDYHIEGNAMLLTASIAVCANMLMAFMLHQTGSSHSHGSRGTEYAPLEEGRGSHSHSPSQPHPLRLGNTSVRAAFVHVLGDLVQSIGVLVASILIYFKPQYKVADPISTFLFSICALGSTAPTLRDVLRILMEGAPQTVGFEPVRDALLSVPGVRATHELHLWALTLSYHVASAHLAIDSTADPEAVLAEASSRLYSQFGIASCTLQVEKYRSEMARCKRCREPRH, from the exons TCTTTTCACAGAGCCCTCAGAGCCCCTCCCTGAGGAGCCCACGCTCGAGGGGATGGTCCACTGCCATAGGCACCCCGCGCCACAGTCAGGCCTCTCTCCAGAGAGGTTGAAGGCCCGGAGGCAGCTGTATGCTGCCTGTGCTGTGTGCTGCGTTTTCATGGCTGGGGAGGTGGTCG GTGGGTATTTGGCACACAGCTTGGCCATTATGACCGACGCCGCTCACTTGCTGGCAGATGTAGGCAGCATGGTGGCCAGCCTCTTTTCCCTTTGGCTCTCTTCTCGGCCAGCCACCCGCACCATGACCTTTGGCTGGCACCGCTCAG AGACTCTGGGAGCTTTGGCCTCTGTGGTCTCCCTCTGGATGGTCACTGGCATCCTCCTGTACCTGGCCTTTGTCCGCCTGATGCATAGTGACTACCACATCGAGGGGAATGCCATGCTGCTGACTGCCAGCATTGCTGTCTGTGCCAATATGCT GATGGCCTTTATGCTGCACCAGACTGGCTCCTCCCACAGCCATGGATCTAGGGGGACAGAGTATGCACCGCTGGAGGAGGGCCGTGGCTCCCACTCCCActccccctcccagccccaccccctgcgCCTGGGAAATACCAGTGTCCGGGCTGCCTTTGTTCATGTGCTGGGGGACCTCGTTCAGAGCATCGGGGTCCTGGTTGCCTCCATCCTTATCTACTTCAAG CCTCAGTACAAGGTGGCTGACCCCATCAGCACTTTCCTCTTCTCCATTTGTGCCCTTGGATCTACAGCCCCTACCCTTCGAGATGTTCTCCGCATTCTCATGGAAG GTGCCCCTCAAACCGTGGGATTTGAGCCTGTGAGGGATGCCTTGCTGTCAGTGCCAGGAGTCCGAGCGACCCACGAACTTCACCTGTGGGCCCTGACGCTTTCCTACCATGTTGCCTCTGCACACCTGGCTATTG ACTCCACAGCTGACCCCGAAGCCGTCCTGGCTGAAGCCTCATCCCGGCTCTATTCCCAGTTTGGAATCGCCAGCTGCACCCTGCAGGTGGAGAAATATCGGTCTGAGATGGCCCGGTGTAAGCGCTGCCGGGAGCCCCGCCACTGA
- the Slc30a3 gene encoding probable proton-coupled zinc antiporter SLC30A3 isoform X2 — MVHCHRHPAPQSGLSPERLKARRQLYAACAVCCVFMAGEVVGGYLAHSLAIMTDAAHLLADVGSMVASLFSLWLSSRPATRTMTFGWHRSETLGALASVVSLWMVTGILLYLAFVRLMHSDYHIEGNAMLLTASIAVCANMLMAFMLHQTGSSHSHGSRGTEYAPLEEGRGSHSHSPSQPHPLRLGNTSVRAAFVHVLGDLVQSIGVLVASILIYFKPQYKVADPISTFLFSICALGSTAPTLRDVLRILMEGAPQTVGFEPVRDALLSVPGVRATHELHLWALTLSYHVASAHLAIDSTADPEAVLAEASSRLYSQFGIASCTLQVEKYRSEMARCKRCREPRH; from the exons ATGGTCCACTGCCATAGGCACCCCGCGCCACAGTCAGGCCTCTCTCCAGAGAGGTTGAAGGCCCGGAGGCAGCTGTATGCTGCCTGTGCTGTGTGCTGCGTTTTCATGGCTGGGGAGGTGGTCG GTGGGTATTTGGCACACAGCTTGGCCATTATGACCGACGCCGCTCACTTGCTGGCAGATGTAGGCAGCATGGTGGCCAGCCTCTTTTCCCTTTGGCTCTCTTCTCGGCCAGCCACCCGCACCATGACCTTTGGCTGGCACCGCTCAG AGACTCTGGGAGCTTTGGCCTCTGTGGTCTCCCTCTGGATGGTCACTGGCATCCTCCTGTACCTGGCCTTTGTCCGCCTGATGCATAGTGACTACCACATCGAGGGGAATGCCATGCTGCTGACTGCCAGCATTGCTGTCTGTGCCAATATGCT GATGGCCTTTATGCTGCACCAGACTGGCTCCTCCCACAGCCATGGATCTAGGGGGACAGAGTATGCACCGCTGGAGGAGGGCCGTGGCTCCCACTCCCActccccctcccagccccaccccctgcgCCTGGGAAATACCAGTGTCCGGGCTGCCTTTGTTCATGTGCTGGGGGACCTCGTTCAGAGCATCGGGGTCCTGGTTGCCTCCATCCTTATCTACTTCAAG CCTCAGTACAAGGTGGCTGACCCCATCAGCACTTTCCTCTTCTCCATTTGTGCCCTTGGATCTACAGCCCCTACCCTTCGAGATGTTCTCCGCATTCTCATGGAAG GTGCCCCTCAAACCGTGGGATTTGAGCCTGTGAGGGATGCCTTGCTGTCAGTGCCAGGAGTCCGAGCGACCCACGAACTTCACCTGTGGGCCCTGACGCTTTCCTACCATGTTGCCTCTGCACACCTGGCTATTG ACTCCACAGCTGACCCCGAAGCCGTCCTGGCTGAAGCCTCATCCCGGCTCTATTCCCAGTTTGGAATCGCCAGCTGCACCCTGCAGGTGGAGAAATATCGGTCTGAGATGGCCCGGTGTAAGCGCTGCCGGGAGCCCCGCCACTGA